ATTCTCGGCCTGATCGTCCTCGCCATCATCGGGGTCCCGCTCTTTATCGTCGCACTTCTTGCCGGGTTCTTTGCCAACGGTCCGTCCATGATATGGGCGCTGGTCCTCCTGATCGTCATCGGCATTCTCATCGCCCTTCCCTTCCTCCTCCTCCTGCAGGTGCCCTTCGTCACCTTCTTCAGGTTCTACTCCCTCGATGTCCTGCGGCGGTTCAGCCCGGCGCATGACCTCCTGGCAGAGCCCGAAGGCGACGCGGCGGCATGAGGGACACTCTCCCTTTTTTTCTGCGGCACCCCGCGACACCTCGGGCAAGGGATGCGCTGCCCCACCCCTGCGGCGTTGCCGGGCCGGTGCGGGTCGATCTGTCTCCGGTACCAGGATGTCCAGGAAACATGTCCGGAATAGGCTGATGTCGCGCATGTCCTGCCCGATCGCCGTCCCGCTCCCTCGCATCCTCGGCGTGGCCCTGCGGGGTCGTTCTCTGCGCGGCGGGGTTCCTGACCCCCACAGAGCCCGGTCCGGGCAGGGCCTGTGGAAAATCCTTATATGTGAGTATAGCAAATATTGTAGAGCACTGCGGTGATACGACACCTGCAGGGCGCCGATAGTGTAGTGGTTATCACTAGGCGTTGCCAACGCCTAAACCCGGGTTCGAGTCCCGGTCGGCGCACTTCTTCTTTCCCTTGATTGATCGGTGACATTTTTTTGTGTCTTTTCGAGAGATTTTTGCGGTAGTGAGGTGTTTTTTCGGGGCGCAGGAGAGATCTGTCTCCAGAAATTTTCTATCGGTATGATCGAGCGGGGGGCGATCTCTGGGTTGTCGATGAAGAGTCTGCGGGTCATCATGGATTGACGTGTCCCTGGGTTCGTCTCCCGGCACCGGCAGAGTTGTGTCACCTCCGTGCTCGCCGTGATGATGGGGATACGTGAGGTTGGAGCGTCCTCGCAGAATTGTGAATCCCGACGCGGGATGGTTTTGTATATGGTATTCTCGGGTAGCATCCGGATGCCCGGTTGATGTGGCGCTGAACATCGGGACTGTTTTTTGAGGGCAGCAGACCTTCATAGAGAGATCTCAGCAGATTTTTTCCAAGCGGGGTTGAAACATAATATGCCGCCTCCCTATTGCCCAGATCTTCTATCGCATGGATCTTTTTTGCGATAAGGCCTGCATTTGCTAATTTTTTTAAGGCCCTCGACACTTCCGATGACTCGGCGTTGAAGAGTTCCTTTATCTGGTTAAATCTCAGTCCCTCATCTGTATGTAGCAGTGCGATGTAAATGCCCCAGCACTTTCTGTCGCTTAAGGGGTTGACTGCGTTGATGATCACCGATGGGACTTCGGAGAGGTGTTTTTCCAGTATCGTCTCATCCATGTCTGCACCTGCGGCTTGTGGGTATACTATCTGTTACCAGTATATATATCGCACAGGTTTGAGTAACAAAAATGTTACTCTACACTATTATTACCCGGAACAGAAATGATTTTTTAAGATGGACTTTCTCTCTGAGTTAAATTGGCACTATCTCTGCTCAGGAGAGGATAAAAAATCTTTAAAGATCGGGTTGCTGGGGTCATTCAAGCGGCCACATCTGTATCGTGCGAAAGAGCACCTGCGCGAGTCCGAGAACTTCAACGCAAAAATATCGACCGATCTCTCTCAGGAATATCCCAGAGATCCTGTGGAAGACGAAAAAGCATATAATTTCCGCCTTGGACGTACCCTGATCAGGGATAGCCATGTCCTGATCGTACATCTCTTTCATGAAAATCCGGATGAAACGGCGATTAATTATTCCGTAATCCTGGAAATTGGACTGGTATTCAGTGCATGCGAGTACGATCTCTCTTTGAAAAAATATGTTCTGGTGATGTACGAGAAGGGTTTTGATGAAAAAAATATTGGCGGGATGTTATCTGGTTTGAAAAACACTGCTGTAAAGAACTGGCAATGGCATGAGTTCGACACCTGCGAGGAGGTACTGTTGCATTCTACACAGTTCTGTTATAATTGCCTGATGGATTTTCATTCGTAGAGCATATCCCAAAACTCTCGTTCACTCTCCCCATCTCTGCATGGGGGCTCGAGAGAAAACTTCATGATCGGGTCGATGTCTTCCCGAATTCCCTGAAGAATCATGCGAAACCACCGCCTTCCCCCAGGTCTCTGCCGGGGGACCGACGCCCCCGGACCCCCGAAACAGGATAG
This window of the Methanofollis ethanolicus genome carries:
- a CDS encoding helix-turn-helix domain-containing protein, with translation MDETILEKHLSEVPSVIINAVNPLSDRKCWGIYIALLHTDEGLRFNQIKELFNAESSEVSRALKKLANAGLIAKKIHAIEDLGNREAAYYVSTPLGKNLLRSLYEGLLPSKNSPDVQRHINRASGCYPRIPYTKPSRVGIHNSARTLQPHVSPSSRRARR